The following proteins come from a genomic window of Acinonyx jubatus isolate Ajub_Pintada_27869175 chromosome C1, VMU_Ajub_asm_v1.0, whole genome shotgun sequence:
- the ACKR3 gene encoding atypical chemokine receptor 3, whose translation MDLHLFDYSEPGNFSDVSWPCNGSDCIVVDTVLCPHMPNKSLLLYTLAFVHIFIFVIGMIANSVVVWVTIQAKTTGYDTHCYILNLAIADLWVVVTIPVWVVSLVQHNQWPMGELTCKITHLIFSINLFGSIFFLTCMSVDRYLSLTYFAGTSSRRKKAVRRTVCVLVWLLAFCVSLPDTYYLKTVTSASNNETYCRSFYPEHSVKEWLISMELVSVVLGFAVPSCVIAVFYCLLARAISASGDQEKQTSRKIIFSYVVVFLVCWLPYHVVVLLDIFSILHYLPFTCQLENFLFTALHVTQCLSLVHCCVNPVLYSFINRNYRYELMKAFIFKYSAKTGLTKLIDASRVSETEYSALEQNTK comes from the coding sequence ATGGATCTGCACCTCTTCGACTACTCGGAACCGGGGAACTTCTCCGACGTCAGCTGGCCGTGCAACGGCAGCGACTGCATCGTCGTGGACACGGTGCTGTGCCCCCACATGCCCAACAAAAGCCTTCTGCTGTACACGCTGGCCTTCGTTCACATCTTCATCTTCGTGATCGGCATGATCGCCAACTCCGTGGTGGTCTGGGTCACCATCCAGGCCAAGACCACCGGCTACGACACGCACTGCTACATCCTCAACCTGGCCATCGCCGACCTGTGGGTGGTGGTCACCATCCCCGTCTGGGTGGTCAGCCTCGTGCAGCACAACCAGTGGCCCATGGGGGAGCTCACGTGCAAGATCACGCACCTCATCTTCTCCATCAACCTGTTCGGCAGCATCTTCTTCCTGACGTGCATGAGCGTGGACCGCTACCTGTCCCTCACCTACTTCGCCGGCACGTCGAGCCGCAGGAAGAAGGCGGTTCGCCGCACCGTCTGCGTCCTGGTGTGGCTGCTGGCCTTCTGCGTGTCCCTGCCCGACACCTACTACCTGAAGACCGTCACGTCGGCGTCCAACAACGAGACCTACTGCCGCTCCTTCTACCCCGAGCACAGCGTCAAGGAGTGGCTCATCAGCATGGAGCTGGTCTCCGTCGTGCTGGGCTTCGCCGTCCCCTCCTGCGTCATCGCCGTCTTCTACTGCCTGCTGGCCCGAGCCATCTCGGCGTCCGGTGACCAGGAGAAGCAGACCAGCCGGAAGATCATCTTCTCCTACGTGGTGGTCTTCCTCGTGTGCTGGCTCCCCTACCACGTGGTGGTGCTCCTGGACATCTTCTCCATCCTCCACTACCTCCCCTTCACCTGCCAGCTTGAGAACTTCCTGTTCACGGCCCTGCACGTCACACAGTGCCTGTCGCTGGTGCACTGCTGCGTCAACCCCGTGCTCTACAGTTTCATCAACCGTAACTACAGGTACGAGCTGATGAAGGCCTTCATCTTTAAGTACTCGGCCAAAACAGGCCTCACCAAACTCATCGACGCCTCCAGAGTGTCTGAGACGGAGTACTCGGCCTTGGAGCAGAACACCAAGTGA